The nucleotide window CCAAGCCACCATTGATGGATCCTGTGATTTAGGCTATCTCATGCAAGGAGAGCGTGAACGGTTTCAATTTCTGAGTGTCTCTAATGACTAATGCCATTAGCGTAACTGCATAAGTGTAATATTTGTTAGAAACTTTGAATGGTTTAAAAATACAACTGTAGTCGATAAATTATCTACGTTGTATGATTATTGTTATTCAATTTTTCTTATCTGTtgtcttattattttttattaatttctttaaCTTTGTTTATCCAATATTCCAATTTAAACTTTAGAccttgtatttattttttctttttttatcctttGATTTTGAAGGGTTgtacttttttaaattatagataAATAACAAGTTATATTTGTTATGTATTAAGTCACCTAAACTCAACTCTCCTGACTAGTTACTAAAATGTGATATTaaatagtcacaaaaaaatgtgatattaaaaaagtatttttgagGAATTATTAAGAAGAGATTGTGATGAGATAGCTTTTATGATAAATATAGTATTTTGATCTtaaatagataattaaaataaatatttataaattccTCTTTATCATATGGTTGATGGTCTTCAAGGGGCGTAGAGGAATATGTTCCGAGTTTGgtgtttttaaaagaaatataaattgattCTTAACTTTTTAGTCCCTAGATGTATAAGTTTTtgagaatttaaaatatatttaagttttgGAGTTTAATTTgtctcattttaaaaaaaaatttatgtgtgtTTCTGTATCAACTAGATTAGTACAATGAAAATTGCATTTGATTTTTGTAAACATGagaaattgatatatttatattttaaaaatataaaaaatttaaatatattttcaaattctaaaagaCTTAAATATTCATAGATCAAAAAGTCAaggatttgtatattttttttttttaaaaaagcaaTTTTCATATTATGTGATCATGTTACATTTAGTTGATTTACTATTATCATTAATGAACAAGATATAAGATCCAATTGTTAGGTTTAAGGATAATCGTCAATAAAGTGATTTTGTAATAATAGTATATTCATAACCCtttagttttaacttttaagtcTTGATTGTTACGAGTCTCTCTTatgtataatatttattttgaaaataaattttttcatcaTCTTAATGTATATGATTGttgttcttaaatatttttttttcctaaaactaaggatttttttatctttttcttttatctattttatctcttttatatgtgattaacaataattaattataaatttgacaaCAAAAATATACATAATGTATTTTCTAATTacaattgaaataaaattaataataaaaatgtgtCACGTAATACTCTCTCATTTTTACTAAATTATATTCGTGTAACTATATCAGGCTCAATAAGTATAGATAATGCAACAACAAAGATTAGGTTGTTGGGCATAATCCTTTTACTGAAATCATTCAATCCTTTTCAATTGATTGGATTCGCTTGAAAATAGAGTCAATTGCTCATCTCGAGAGCAGCAGTAACATCATTTCaagatttttctttcttctgttAGACAtgattcattatttttaaaatcgtTTTCATTGCTTCAGAGATTCACTAAATTAATTGAAACACTTGACGATTTATGCTCAAATATTCGAGGTCCGACAATGGTATAGGCTTGGCCAAAATTTTCAGGAAACTTTCTTTAACCTTTTGTGGAGACGAACAACTGGCTAATAACTTAAGAAAAGCAATAGTCTTTTTGAATCAGAACTACTATTTCAGACGCCACACTTGAGAATGCAGAGTTCAGAGTGGAGAGACTCCACCACATACTAAAGAAACACTAGGGTTACACCCAAATccattgaaattttaaaagcaaAGTTCATTTCAATTGAAAAGATGGAAAGGGTGGTGACACGATCGCATATTGGAAAGATCAGCCCATCCATGCTTAAACGTGTTCTGTCTTAGTAACAAGAAACCAAAAAGAGAAACCTCAATCCATGTATGCAATACAAGAAACATATTTCAGTCATCACCATGTCAAACACGAGTAGGCTTCCAGACAAATCGAATTGGTCATCGCTATAAGTTTGCATTCTTGCTGGATTTTTTACTCATCAATTCATTCTAGATCAATAACTTAAGGGACTGCAAGGTTTATTACTTCATGAAACTGCAATCCAAGTCAAGTAGTCGGTGAATTGCAACCCACTAGTCATATTGTCATAGcttttatttcaataaatataGAGAACTAATTCTTAATTAGCCAgccatttttttgttgttgttatctTTTAACTCTCATATTTTGGAAGGTTTaggttttagaaattaggactTAAGGTTTAGGATTGAATATTGAAGATATAGGATTCAGaagttaagataaaaaaaaaaagtaatttgaAAAAAGTTGGCTCCTTAAACTCTTTCATTTTATCTCCTGGACAAAGTTTTCCCCAAAGAAGGGACTCTTAATAGTTAATACTATTCAATGTAAAGAATGATTTTTGTAGCCGGGGCAGAGGCATGCTCAATAATCAGTCAACAGTACTACAGTAGTCTAAGTTTGGACAGATCAATTATATAAACCTTCAAAACTGAAAGATATTATAGTGAGAGAACAGGAAATCAAGGAAGGAAAATGATCTGTTTAGAGCTTGATATGATTTGAAGAATGGTGAACTGAGCCACATCACCGTTACAAGTATTAGAAACAAGCATGGGAATCGGAAATGACAATAATATGAACAAAAAGCAGATGATCGATTTGTCTATAAAATAGTGGCAGTGGAAGAAGTCAGCTACAAATTGGGCATACCACTAAGCCATTCTCATTGCAATGAGCACACTTGATGACAACTGTCCTCCCCTTGTGGCCTTCTTCCTTGAGGAGCACCGCTGTCTTGCAGCTGCCGTTGCACCGGAAACAGGGCAAGAACCTCATGTCCCCACAGCCGTCACACACAGCACCCATCTTCTTCCTCGGAAGGCCTTCCAACAGCTCCCCCAGCAGCCCCTCCTCCGCCGCCCTCAGCATCTCCTCGGCGCCACCCACATAGAAGCCCTTGACGAACACCCTGGGAGGCACCGTTTCCTCCCTCTCCTTCCCCTTCAGAAGGTCCCTCAGCTCCTGCTTGAAGCCGCTGTCCATGGACACGTCACGCTCGCAGAAGGACACCCCGAAGGCCTCGAAAGCCGTCCTAACAGCGCAGCAGGCCTCGAAGGTGCTCCTCACTCCCCTCAAGGTGGTGGTGTAGATCACCACTCTGTTCTCGCCGCTGGGAGGGCATATCCTCTCGAAGGGGTCCAGGTTCTCTTTCTTAGAGGAGGGTTTGGGTTTGGGTTTTGGGGGAGGGAGTGGGAGTGGAGAGAAGCGGAAGCTGTCGGCGTCGAGGCCTTCCATCAGCTCCCAGGAGTTGATGACCTCTGGAGGTTCGGACAGGGTGGAAggggtggtggtggaggagggTGGGTCAAGAGTGAGGAGGCCATAGGTGGTGGATGTGAGGGACACGATGTGGTGGCCAACGCCGAGTGCGGAGGTACCCAGCTGGGCGAAGTCGTCTTCATGGTTGAGGAGGTTTGAAGATACGCATCCCATTTCACTTTTTCAAACTTTGAATGACGGATTTTGGAGGGAGAACAAAACTGAGCTCACTTCGGGACTTGGGACTTGGGACAGGGACTACTCTCCTCTCACAAgtttattctttaatttcctttttctcgaaaaaaaattttgtatgctctttcttctttttctcttttaacaTTAATATCATATTATCATTTGGTTCTTTTTCCTTGTGGGATTCAATTTTGAAACGGTTGCCTGTTGGTGGCCCCGTGGAATTCAAGCGCAGAATAAGAAATTAATGGCATTACTGTACTGAATTGGAAACTCCGCTTTCGTGGACGCTTTTGCCAAATGCCAACTCAAAAGAGTGGTTCTCTCTCTTCGTGACCGTCTTTAGTTTCTCCATCTCCGCTTCTTTACTCATTTCATTTCACATACTTTTATTGTtttggaaaaaacaaaaatagttgTATACGATTATGTAGGATTAAAGATTTTTTAGTCTAAAATTTTACACgattgatataaaaaataattatttttactaatataatgttatataattgaatattaaatatacatataaagtTACTTTATACTAacatgtattaaaattaaattcctttattattttaacaattGTTATTGTACTCCACCTTACAAAATTGGAAATAATATTCTATACCTCGACCACGTCAGCCACGCAGAGAAAACAAGCAATCAACGGATAAACATGATAACAACCACTACTCAAGAATCTCAACTAAAATTGAGATCCACTCCAATAGATCGCAAAACGaaattaaatctaaatctaTAAAATAACAGCACCTAAATCAAATGACCACGGTGATAACAAATCATACACATACAAGCTTCTCGTTCTTATATTGAAATATTCTCTactaacttgagcgtcggagtcctTTTTGTAAGTACTCCGCCCGGTTCGTGTTCAAGTAAGGAGTCTCCCGTTGCAGGACGAACCATCTCCTCCAGCAACACTCGGAATCCGACCTATAGCGCGGAGACGTGTATCCTTGTCAGAAcatttggcgcccaccgtggggccccACCACCtcactttgtttttcatttttctttcgaGCTTACAACACTGCATTGGCCCTGTATCTTCTCTTTTCAGGGATCATGACGGACCGGTCAGCAACGCCTTCGACCAATCCAACCAATGCCGAACTATTAGCTGCGAATGCCACCTTGCTTGCGAAAAACCAGCGAATGGCCGAGCTGTTGGAGGCCATGCAGAACAACGACGAACAGAAAAccaacaagaaagtaaatactGACCAACATGAGGAGCACCAGTCGGAATCAAACGCAAAGACGGGGGAAACCAACTCCAAAGCAACAAGACGACGAACAAACCCCTTTTCAGAAGAAATAATGAGCTTTAAAATGCCCAAAGGCTTTACACTCCCAATGACTCTAACGCCGTACAAGGGGATCGGAGATCCTAAAATCCATGTTACAAAATTTGAATCAATGATGTTTCTCAATAGTGACTCCGATCCCATCTTGTGCCGATATTTTCCTACCTTTTTATATGGAGCTGCTTTATTATGGTTTTCTAACTTGCCTGCAGGATCAATAACAAGCTTTGACGAGTTTGCCAAATTGTTCATAAACTACTTCGCAGCATCTAAAATCTACGTACGAGACTCGGATTACCTCAGCACAATCAAACAAGAACAACACAAAAGCTTAAAGGAGTACATGATGCGATTCACAGAAGCTGCTATGCAAATCCCCGACCTTAACCCTGAAGTACAGCTGCACGCCATCAAAAGCGGTCTCCGCCCCAAAAAAATTCAGGAGGCAATTGCAGTGGCAAGACTGAAGACCCTGGAAGAATTCTGAGAAAAAGCACAGGGCCAGATTGAAATCGAAGAGCTAAGGGAGGCCCGAAGAGGTGAAAAGCCGAccaaaaaagatgaagaaaggtCCCACCAGCCCACAAGCAAAGACCTCAAAAAGCCATTAAAACTAGCACCGAAGTTTGATTCATACacaaaatttaacacaaaaaggGAGGATATAATCAAGGAGATTCTACACAACAAACTGATTAAGCCACCAGTCAGAGCAGGGTCGTATCAAGATCAGAAATACGTGGACAAGAGTAAACATTGTGCGTTCCACCAAAAGTTCGAGCATACAACAGACGAGTGTGTGGTGGCAAAAGATCTGCTAGAAAGGCTAGCGAGATAAGGGCTTCTAGACAAGTATATCTCGTCGAGAAAACAACgagaaacaaaaagagaaagcaGGCGACAACAGGTTGAAGTACCCCGTCCAAGGGGATAATTAACTACATTTCAGGTGGCTTTGCTGGTGGTGGAACTACTACTTcggcaagaaaaagaagttaTAGAGCAATGATGACAATGGAAGGCTCACGACCAGAACGACAGCCATCAATTCCGACCTCCCACATCGGCTTCAGCACAGCCGACTTTAAAACAACTTGTCCGAATTTAGATGATCCAGTTGTCATCTCAATTCACATGGGAGAACTGACAGTAAAAAAGGTCCTGCTGGACCCAGGAAGTAGTGCCGACGTGTTGTTCTACTCAACTTTCAAAAAGATGCACTTCAGCGACAACGCACTACAACCCTCGCCCGGAGAATTAGTAGGGTTCTCCGGGGAAAAGGTATCGGTATCAGGGTACATTTGGCTGAGAACAACAATTGGAGAGCCTCCAAATAGCAAAACACTAGACATCCAATTTCTAGTGGTTGATTGTCCTTAGCCCTTATAATATCATCCTAGGGCGTCCATCATTAAATGCCTTTGGAGCTATTGTTTCGACTGTTCATCTTTGTGTGAAATTTCCTTTGCAGGATAACCTAGTAGGGACAGTATACGCCGACCATAAGGAGGCGAGACAGTACTACAACGCAAGCCTCAAAACAACAAAGAAGGAGGAAACAACTCGGGTACACACAGTATACAACTCGGAGAACATACCAACACTGGCCGAACTAGACCCTCGAAGTGACAACAGTCATCCCACACCAACAGACGACCTAGAAAATGTACAATTAGGCCAAGATGAGCAATTTACTAACATAGGATCCGCATTCATTGCATGACAAAAGGACGACCTCATCATGCTCCTAAAGACAAATGCCGACCTTTTTGCATGGACACCAGCGAATATGCCTGGCATCGATCTTAACTTTATCTGCCACAAGTTGGTAGTCATCCCCAATTCCCGACCTATACGacaaaagaagagaaacctGGGAGACAAAAGGATAAAGGCAGCCAAATCAGAGACCAAAAAGCTCCTGGAGGCAGGGTTTATCCGAGAACTACGATTTTCAgcatggctagcaaacgtcgtcatGGTACGAAAAAGCTCGGGAAGGTGGCGCATGTGCGTAGACTTTACCGACTTGAATAAAGCATGCCCTAAGGATTGCTATCCGCTCCCCAACATAGACAGACTAGTAGACGACACCTCAGGCTTCCCAGTACTcagcttcatggatgcatatTCAGGTTACAATCAAATTCTCATGCACCCGGGAGACGAGGAAAAAATGGCATTTGTCACCGATCAAGGAAACTACTGTTACAAGGTCATGCCCTTTGGGCTAAAAAACGCAGGAGCAACGTACCAACGGCTAATGGACAAAGTCTTCAAGGAACAAAtctgaaaaaaatattgaaatatatGTAGATGACATGGTGGTAAAATAAGCCTCAGAAGAACAGCACAAAAATGATCTGAACGAGATATTCACACAGCTCAGAAAGCATAATATGAGATTAAATCTAGAAAATGCGCATTCGGAGTATAAGGAGGAAAATTCCTCGGCTTCTTACTAACTAACAGAGGGATAGAGGTGAATCCCGAAAAATGCCTTGCAGTAATCAACATGCAATCTCCTCGGAATAAGAAGGAGGTGCAACAACTCACAGGTTGGTTAGCAGCTCTCTCTCGCTTCTTGCCGGCAGCAGCAGAAAAATCATATCACTTTTTCAATACCTTAAAGAAGTCGGATTGATTCAACTGGACGGAGAAATGTGAAGAAgctttcaaaaaattcaaaaatacttTAGGATCACCACTTATATTGAAAAAACCAGAACGAGGTAAGCCACTACACCTATTCCTTTCAATTTCAGCTAATGCAATCAATTCAGTACTTGTAATAGATAATGACAAATAACAACACCCGGTGTACTTTGTAAGTAAAGTCCTACAGGGTGCTGAGACGAGATACCCAACGATAGAAAAATTAGCATTTGGGTTAATCATCACAGCTCGGAGGTTGCGGCATTATTTCTAAGGATACCAAAATTATAGTTCGGACCAATCAACCGCTACGCCAAATCTTAGCAAAACCCGACCTGGCAGGAAGACTTACGAAATGGTCGATTGAACTCTCAGAATTCGACATTTCTTATCAATCAAGAGGATCCCCTAAGGCCCAAGCACTTGCCGATTTCATTTCAGAGTTCACAAATGCAGTAGAACCAGAATCATGGGAATTATACGTAGATGGAGCATCCAATGACAACGGATGCGGAGCAGGTATACTACTAAGAGACAAAAAGGGTGTATATGCAGAACAATCAATCAAATTCATGTTCCAAGCAACAAATAACCAGGCTGAGTATGAGGCGCTACTGTCAGGACAAAAACTGGCAAAAGAGATTCAGGTGCCGAACTTGCAGGTATACTGCGATTCCTTACTCGTAGTACAACAGCTAACAGGTAACTTCCAAACTAAAAATCCCCTCTTAGAGAAATATTTACATATTTTCCAAAACATGATAAgaaactttcaaaaatttgaaataacacACATACCACGAGAACAAAATAGTAGGGCAGATATACTATCAAAGCTAGCGACCCATAGAGAGGATCAACAATCAGAAAATCTGGTACATCTTACACTAACAAAACCTAGCCTAGATATGCAGTATATCTTAAATATATCACAGGGAGAAGATTGGCGGACTCCCATAATACACTACCTGAAGACAGGGATAGCACCAGGAGGTGATCCGAGGTctttcaaaagaaaagcatcTCATTTTACCCTAATAGGGGACGAGCTATACAAATGTGGCCTCTCTCGACCCCTACTTAAATGTCTTGCAGGAGAAAACACAAGAACAGTGATAGATGAAGTCTACGAAGGTATCTGCAGACATCACGTCGGAAGCAGAAGCCTAACATAAAAAATCTTGCGCGTAGGTTATTACTGGCCGACTTTAAGATCGGAATGTATAAACAAAGTTCGAAAATGTGAAGCATGTCAAAAGTGCTCGCCATTAATACACAGTCCAGCCGAAGCATTGCACATAACTAACGCCAGCTGGCCGTTCCACAAATGGGGCATGGACATCCTCGGACCGTTCCCCATATCACCAGGACAGGTAAAGTTCCTTTTGGTAGCCATCAAttatttcacaaagtggatagaagtaCAGCCACTCGCAAAAATAACCTCGGACAAGGTACAAAAGTTTATTTGGAAATTTATCATTTGTAGATATGGTTTACCAAGAGAAATTGTTTTTGATAGCGGTAGGCAGTTTACTGATAAAAAAATCACCACTTTCTTAACTAACATGAACATTAGACACCATTTTTCCTCTGTCAAGCACCCACAAATTAATGGGCTTGCAGAGGCTGCTAATAAAGTAATTTTGTAGGCTTTTAAGAAGAAACTGACCGAAGCTAAAGGCCGCTGGGCCGAACTCATACCAGAAATATTGTGGAGCTATAACACAACACCACAATCCACAACAAAGGAGAGCCCTTTCCGTTTGGTGTATGGAGCTGAATGCATGATTCCTTTAGAACTTGGCCAAGGCTCAACCCGGATCGAACATTTCAATGAGAACAATAACAAACAAGCTCGGTGCGCTGAGCTTGATGTCATTGACGAAGAACGCCATCTCACAGAGCTAAGGCAAAGATCAATGCAACTAGCCATGAAACGTCAGTACGACAAGAAATTCAGACGAAGAACACTCGAAGAAGGAGACCTAGTTCTCAGACAACTAGAAGACTTCTGAAAACCACCAGGCCATGGAAAATTAGCGCAAATATGAGAAGGACCTTTCCGAATCGCTAAAGTAGTCGGCAAGGGAGCTTATCGCTTAGAAACATTGAATGGAACGGCCTTGCCAAACACATGGAATATCTCGTCACTCAAATACTACTATAGTTGATCACACTACTGTAATAAGTAGGGTGGCtaggtactctttttcctaaccACGAGGTTTTTTCCTAAGGAGGGTTTACTCGGgtaggttttaacgaggccgaCCATCCTACAAACCTTAAACATAAGGAACAATTTCAAATGCCATATATTCATTACACTATCCATTTATATCTCTACAAAAACTACGAATCAGCAAACATCAAAGTTGAAATCATAAAACATGTACCAAAACAAACCCGAGACATAAGCTCGGAATAACAGTCAACAAAGTCGGAAACTAAAACCGACATTAGTATctccaaaatacaaaatacaaattcCATCTACTTCATAATACAGACATTCAAAGAGGTGGTGGAACATTTTCATCATGGTCCTCGCCAGCCTCGTCCTGAACAAGCTTTCCGTTAATAACAATTTTCGTCACATCAAGTTGACGAATGTCGAACTCAGGAGCAAATAGCGAAAACTGAGAAACAGCTCGGTCAAATCCCGAGGTAAACATTTTAATACCTTGATCCTCAAGCTCGTGAATACAAGCAGTCATCTCTCCTTTGGTCTTATCATTCTCTCTTATCTCGGCTTGAAGGGATCTGATCTGATCCTGAAGACGAGTAAATTCTCGTTCCTTCTCGTTCAACTTCGAAGCAACATCAATAGCGGCATCCTCTTTCTCCTTCATCTTAGCAGCCAAGTCAATGATAACTCCTTCCTTCTCCTTAACTAAACGCTCCAAAGCAGCAAACTTATCAGCATCAACCTGTTCGGCTCTGAGCAGCTCAGTGGTACGACCAACACACAATAGACGAGCAGCAACAACCTGGCGATAACAAAcgttacaaaaaaaaagaagaaaaaaaagaaggaaagaaaaggaggCGAAAGAGAGTTTACTTGAACGTATTTTCCTAAAGCAACCCAGCACGGCGAGTGAGTACCATATCTCCAGGATATTGCGAAGCTCTATCAGAGAGCTCAGTTAGGGGAAATTGATCACTCCACAAAGAATGAGCATTCGCCCCAGGGATGAAACCATGAAGCTTGCGTTGATGGTCAAAAACAGATGATGAGACCTCGATAGCAGCCTTACCCTCCGCAGAAAGCACTTCTAATGAATCATCAGGCATATCCCTTTTTCTCTTTGAAGACACCGGTTGCGCAGCCGAAAAAGCAGCACCATCCTCACCAGCCTTGGGAAGCGCAGAAGCACTCGCACCTTTCTCCTTTTTCCTATCAAGGAAAGATTGAAGCCAAGACGAAGTCAGATGCGGAAGACGTCCTCCTGCGAACAAACACAAAACAAAGCAACATCAGTCTTCAAATGCCAAATTAACACTAAAAATACACATGTTTATTACCTATATAATTCCGCAACCCCTCCCCatcattatctttttcaaaacccaacATCTTAGAGATCGAAAAGCATTCACCAGCAGCAAAATTCTTTACTAAAAAGTCAATAACGAAGTCCTCCTCTTCAGTCTTATAGGCCTCAAGAACTTGCATAGGCTCAGAACACCAGTAAAGCGGATATCTCTCTATCAGCTCGTCGTCGAGATAAAAAGGGTATTCCATTTCCACAGAACGGACTTTCACGAATAGGGATTTAAAGTTCTTAAAAGAAGATTtgtaaagaagaaataaagaacgCCCGAGAAAACTACTCAAACAAACCCATAAACCCTTCCGAACCCCCTTACattgaaacaaagaaaagaaaaccccAAGAGAAGGGGGATATTCAAGAAAATCCATCAAGCACTGATACGCTTTTAGAAATGCCCAAGAATTTTGGTGAGTTGGGAAGGAGCGCAGTTGAGTTAGGTTAATACGTCACATTCAAAAGAGGTAAAGGGAAACCTAACATGCAGTTCAAAGAAGTAAggggtatatatataaaaatactccCAATCCCCTCTGCGCTCACAAACCCTATCCTCACTCGAGCAAGGGAGAAGTTCGATAGCAATGTCAAAGTCATTATTCGTCAATTTTATAGTGCGAAGCTCCCGAAGAGAGTCAGAACTACAGTACGAGAAAGCACGAGTTTTTACATCCTCATGAACCCAGtggtaaaaataatattttctaacCTCAACAACCTTTTGCTTCTCCTTCGACTTTTCCCTCTCCATCATAGACTACAATTTCgacaaaaaacagagaaagagtaGAAGATGGAGGAaacgaaaaaaaggaaaaatctaACCTTTGGAAGTCATTTTGCAGTCAAAATTAGAGTAAAAAGAGTGACTTTTCGAAGAAATCCCAAGAGGCAGGAATGATAAAAACCTATTACAACCCACTAACTAAGTGggaaaacaaaaaacagaaacCGCTAAGTAACCAATGGTTAAAATCGGTTCAGTTACAGTCATTAAATGAAATAATGACAGCACGTTTTCCTAAAATTATGGGGAAACAACTCTTTTAAACTAATTAGTTAATCAACTTCTTTTTGAAAATGCAGTTTACAGGAATAAAGCAAACGAAGCGTTGAGTTTGGGGCTCCCTAGACCAAAAGCCGAGATATAGGCTATCTTAAAGCTCAACTTGCTAAACAACGAAACACCCGAGCAAGTCAAGCTTGGGGGCTATGTACTGCACCTTACAAAATCAGAACTAATACCCTATACCTCGGCCATGTCAGCCACGCAGAGAAGCAAGCAATCAACGGATAAACATGAAAACAACCACTACTCAAGAATCTCGACTAAAACCGAGATCCACTCCAACAGATCGCAAAACGaaattaaatctaaatctaTAAAACAGCAGCCCCTGGATCAAATGACCACGGTGATAACAAATCATACACATACAAGCTTCTTGTTCTTATATTGAAATATTCTCTactaacttgagcgtcggagtcctTTTTGTAGGTACTCCGCCCGGTTCATGTTCAAGTAAGGAGTCTTCCGTTGCAGGACAAGCCATCTCCTCCAGCAACACTCGGAATCCGACCTATAGCGCGGAGATGTGTATCCTTGCCAGAACAGTTAtcattaaactcaataaattaagaataaaatccCATTCTGACCCTtgacaattttataaaatttctacccatttcttaaaaaaaaattaatatcatcGCAATCCTTATTCATCATTTTCATTGGACATTTTAGTTATTGTGTAAAATGTTTCGGCAAAACGAGGCGGCAACATTCTTACGTGTCCGTCACAGTTTTTTCGAAACCGTTTATCccttaatttacttttttctttcCAGACAATTAAAACCTCAAAGATTCTGAAACAGGACTCTTAAACccctattaattttatataagatACTTAAAACCACAAACATTATAAACTTAGGTCTACATAGCACCTGTAGCTGGCTGGACTGGTTGCTACTGTCCTGATAAATTATCAGTAGCCTCAATAATTTGTGTTTCTTTCTCTGTTGTTGCTAGTTGGGATTCTTTGGAGCTCCTTTGCATATTTTGCATaattaataagagaaaaaaaatttttaaacgcCCTAACGATTATTTCAAAAGACAATGAAATCCTATTAGTCCTTCTATTAATATTTTCTCTCTGTATTGACAAATTCGTTTTTGTTGAGAGTTTcgttattttttaaagataattgtTAATatcgtttaatttttttatattttttgttaccttttttaaatacattaactaaattttcagtgtaaaattaataaatatttagtaatttttaaattattttaaattataaaaattaaatagaagatatattataattaaaatatcatagaaatatattttaaagagaAATCATTAACAAAAAGACTAATCAATCACATAAAGTTAAATATTAAGAGGCG belongs to Arachis duranensis cultivar V14167 chromosome 8, aradu.V14167.gnm2.J7QH, whole genome shotgun sequence and includes:
- the LOC107463468 gene encoding uncharacterized protein LOC107463468; the protein is MTDRSATPSTNPTNAELLAANATLLAKNQRMAELLEAMQNNDEQKTNKKVNTDQHEEHQSESNAKTGETNSKATRRRTNPFSEEIMSFKMPKGFTLPMTLTPYKGIGDPKIHVTKFESMMFLNSDSDPILCRYFPTFLYGAALLWFSNLPAGSITSFDEFAKLFINYFAASKIYVRDSDYLSTIKQEQHKSLKEYMMRFTEAAMQIPDLNPEVQLHAIKSGLRPKKIQEAIAVARLKTLEEF
- the LOC107463478 gene encoding uncharacterized protein At5g39865, which translates into the protein MGCVSSNLLNHEDDFAQLGTSALGVGHHIVSLTSTTYGLLTLDPPSSTTTPSTLSEPPEVINSWELMEGLDADSFRFSPLPLPPPKPKPKPSSKKENLDPFERICPPSGENRVVIYTTTLRGVRSTFEACCAVRTAFEAFGVSFCERDVSMDSGFKQELRDLLKGKEREETVPPRVFVKGFYVGGAEEMLRAAEEGLLGELLEGLPRKKMGAVCDGCGDMRFLPCFRCNGSCKTAVLLKEEGHKGRTVVIKCAHCNENGLVVCPICS